A window of Tautonia plasticadhaerens contains these coding sequences:
- a CDS encoding (5-formylfuran-3-yl)methyl phosphate synthase encodes MTDRPGGVVFPGPTPGPGLLVSVRSAGEAVEALLGGASVVDVKEPSRGPLGCADPGAWRAVEAAVSGRVPVSVALGELREWADRPPPDLGAFGGIAFRKVGLSGLVGHDWGGLWDRVRLAFGPGPGWVSVAYVDHDRAGAPSPSAVRDASIARPECVGLLLDTWDKSRPADYSGFSPSWFDPIRRSGRFVALAGGLVLGDFGRLSALRPDLLAVRGAACEGGDRGGAVCRSRVKGLVEASRRTAPIPMPVAWGARASIG; translated from the coding sequence GTGACCGACCGTCCGGGTGGCGTCGTCTTCCCGGGGCCGACGCCGGGCCCCGGGCTGCTCGTGAGCGTCCGGTCGGCGGGGGAGGCGGTGGAGGCGTTGCTCGGCGGCGCCTCGGTCGTCGACGTGAAGGAACCGTCCCGGGGGCCGCTCGGCTGCGCCGACCCGGGGGCCTGGCGGGCCGTCGAGGCGGCCGTGTCGGGGAGGGTGCCGGTCAGCGTCGCGCTGGGGGAGTTGCGCGAGTGGGCCGACCGGCCTCCGCCGGACCTCGGGGCGTTCGGGGGGATCGCCTTCCGCAAGGTCGGCCTCTCCGGCCTGGTCGGCCACGACTGGGGAGGGCTCTGGGACCGGGTCCGCCTCGCCTTCGGCCCCGGCCCCGGCTGGGTGTCGGTCGCCTACGTCGATCACGATCGGGCGGGGGCCCCCTCGCCCTCGGCGGTGAGGGACGCCTCGATCGCCCGGCCCGAGTGCGTCGGCCTGCTGCTGGATACCTGGGACAAGTCCCGACCGGCCGACTACTCGGGCTTTTCGCCGAGCTGGTTCGATCCGATCCGGCGGTCGGGGAGGTTCGTCGCCCTGGCGGGGGGGCTCGTTCTCGGGGACTTCGGCCGGCTCTCGGCGCTCCGCCCCGACCTGCTGGCCGTCCGGGGGGCGGCCTGCGAGGGGGGGGACCGGGGGGGAGCGGTGTGCCGGTCCCGGGTGAAGGGGCTGGTCGAGGCGTCGAGGAGGACCGCGCCGATCCCGATGCCGGTGGCGTGGGGGGCCCGGGCCTCGATAGGCTGA
- a CDS encoding TPR end-of-group domain-containing protein, with amino-acid sequence MIRLHAPDALAATVLWAVISTGIGCGPRPEQPGGPDGPGGAGARAGIGEPEGDPAAPGEPDPVPPMPEPAGPITDEDLEAMTAEETLACARAADDLDERIRRFGAAAEKDPDSRAALLGLVDAVEQKGIELALAPGKREQSKPFLYRAAELARRFRGMGRPIEGPERDLAAMVFYNEACNFALDGEPEKAMGSLREAVEMDFCDPIIFTDEELDSLRGRDDFRELLDEIPEPPRASPGLDPAGA; translated from the coding sequence ATGATCCGGTTGCACGCTCCTGATGCCCTGGCGGCGACGGTGCTCTGGGCGGTGATCTCGACCGGGATCGGCTGCGGCCCGCGGCCCGAGCAGCCGGGCGGGCCCGACGGCCCGGGGGGGGCCGGGGCCCGGGCCGGGATCGGCGAGCCCGAGGGGGATCCGGCCGCCCCCGGGGAGCCGGATCCGGTGCCCCCGATGCCCGAGCCGGCGGGCCCGATCACGGACGAGGACCTCGAGGCGATGACCGCCGAGGAAACCCTCGCCTGCGCCCGGGCGGCCGACGACCTCGACGAGCGGATCCGGCGATTCGGCGCCGCGGCCGAGAAGGATCCCGACTCCCGGGCCGCCCTGCTCGGGCTGGTCGACGCCGTCGAGCAGAAGGGGATTGAGCTCGCCCTGGCCCCGGGCAAACGGGAACAGAGCAAGCCCTTCCTCTACCGGGCGGCCGAACTGGCCCGGAGGTTCCGGGGGATGGGGCGGCCGATCGAGGGCCCGGAGCGGGACCTCGCGGCGATGGTCTTCTACAACGAGGCCTGTAACTTCGCCCTCGACGGCGAGCCGGAGAAAGCGATGGGGTCGCTCCGGGAGGCCGTCGAGATGGACTTCTGCGACCCGATCATCTTCACCGACGAGGAGCTGGATTCCCTCCGAGGCCGGGACGACTTCCGGGAGCTGCTCGACGAGATCCCGGAGCCGCCCCGGGCCTCCCCCGGACTGGACCCGGCCGGGGCCTGA
- a CDS encoding exonuclease domain-containing protein has protein sequence MMPMDPDGPIVAVDLETTGLFPESDRVVEVGALRFGVDGRESGRFERLVNPGRPMSPAAERIHGISDAMLDDADPAPVVLAEFLAWLLERPPRRILAHHARFDAGFLGRELSRAGLAIPDLRITDTLAMARRRLPGARSHRLEAIAGMLGLDAGPSHRALADCVRVRALWLAVDGESGPFLSYPVYDPTRGRPIPSGWEPLARAIEGGWRLRIRYEGGTRGSGPREISPRRVIEKGGAAYVVALCHLDGFEKAFRLDRMSALEVLGAGD, from the coding sequence ATGATGCCGATGGACCCGGACGGGCCGATCGTGGCGGTCGACCTGGAGACGACCGGGCTGTTCCCCGAGTCGGACAGGGTCGTCGAGGTCGGCGCGCTGCGGTTCGGGGTCGACGGGCGGGAGTCTGGCCGATTCGAGCGGCTCGTCAACCCCGGTCGGCCGATGAGCCCGGCGGCGGAGCGGATCCACGGCATCTCCGACGCGATGCTCGACGACGCCGACCCCGCCCCGGTCGTCCTGGCCGAGTTCCTGGCCTGGCTGCTCGAGCGGCCCCCGAGGCGGATCCTGGCGCACCACGCCCGGTTCGACGCCGGGTTCCTGGGCCGGGAGCTGTCGAGGGCGGGCCTGGCGATCCCGGACCTGAGGATCACCGACACGCTGGCGATGGCCCGTCGTCGGCTGCCCGGGGCGAGGAGCCACCGGCTGGAGGCGATCGCCGGGATGCTCGGCCTGGACGCCGGGCCGAGCCACCGGGCCTTGGCCGATTGCGTCCGGGTCCGGGCCCTCTGGCTGGCGGTCGACGGCGAGTCGGGGCCGTTCCTCTCGTACCCGGTGTACGACCCGACCCGGGGGCGGCCGATCCCCTCGGGCTGGGAGCCGCTGGCCCGGGCGATCGAGGGGGGCTGGAGGCTCCGGATCCGGTACGAGGGGGGCACCCGGGGGTCGGGGCCGAGGGAGATCTCGCCGAGGAGGGTGATCGAGAAGGGGGGGGCGGCGTACGTGGTCGCCCTCTGCCACCTGGACGGCTTCGAGAAGGCGTTCCGGCTGGACCGGATGTCGGCCCTGGAGGTGCTCGGCGCGGGGGATTGA
- a CDS encoding CAP domain-containing protein — MSRPNPSRPALVLLLVIAGCGGLPRPIPRLLGPQSPPRPSPVPADEPEAADTLRRDLLDHHNRIRGEHDLPPLTLDPKLSAAARSQALDMIELGEIRHEGADGSTPADRVRRQGYPYTNVGENVAAGQETADEVMDGWMDSPGHRKNILGDFEQMGASRLEADDGRPYWCVVFATPLPQLDPAGAATDLVTLINARRSEDSLPPMEADDALMAVARDHARAMAEAGSLDPAGPSVIEAVNEAGIGYRRLSSAVSSGPPRPPEVLDTLSDDPGRLRDLLGPFSRVGVGYATDDGGLPYWSVVFLDPPPR, encoded by the coding sequence GTGAGCCGACCGAACCCCTCCCGCCCGGCCCTCGTCCTGCTGTTGGTGATCGCCGGGTGCGGCGGCCTTCCCCGGCCGATCCCCCGACTCCTCGGCCCCCAGTCGCCCCCCCGCCCGTCACCGGTCCCCGCCGACGAGCCCGAGGCCGCCGACACACTCCGACGCGACCTCCTCGACCATCACAACCGGATCCGAGGCGAGCACGACCTCCCCCCGCTCACCCTCGACCCGAAGCTCTCGGCGGCGGCCCGCTCCCAGGCGCTGGACATGATCGAGCTGGGCGAGATCCGCCACGAAGGCGCCGACGGCTCGACCCCCGCCGATCGCGTCCGACGCCAGGGCTACCCTTACACCAACGTCGGGGAGAACGTCGCCGCCGGCCAGGAGACGGCCGACGAGGTCATGGACGGCTGGATGGACAGCCCCGGGCACCGCAAGAACATCCTCGGCGACTTCGAGCAGATGGGCGCCTCCCGGCTCGAAGCCGACGACGGCCGCCCCTACTGGTGCGTCGTCTTCGCCACCCCCCTCCCGCAGCTCGACCCGGCCGGGGCCGCCACCGACCTCGTCACCCTGATCAATGCCCGCCGATCCGAGGATTCCCTCCCCCCGATGGAGGCCGACGACGCCCTGATGGCCGTCGCCCGGGACCACGCCCGGGCGATGGCCGAGGCCGGGTCGCTCGACCCCGCCGGCCCCTCGGTGATCGAGGCCGTCAACGAGGCTGGGATCGGCTATCGCCGCCTCTCCTCCGCCGTCTCTTCGGGCCCCCCCCGTCCCCCCGAGGTGCTGGACACCCTCTCGGACGACCCCGGGCGCCTCCGGGACCTGCTCGGCCCCTTCAGCCGGGTCGGCGTCGGCTACGCCACCGACGACGGCGGCCTCCCCTACTGGAGCGTGGTCTTCCTCGATCCCCCACCCCGATAG
- a CDS encoding DUF6580 family putative transport protein translates to MTTAFLLVLLGVFARLNPDHIHNLVPIGAIALYAGARLPRWWAVAVPMAIMVVTDLLLDLYYYPQYGRGLFEPSRMAVYGSYLAMVLLGRWTSRDRKFAVPVAMTLAGSLLFFVVTNFATWASGMSLRPVTLPGLFACYGDAVPFYRATLLADLGGAVALFGLDAILRPVLAPGSISVAKPEPLAGVEAE, encoded by the coding sequence ATGACCACCGCCTTCCTGCTCGTCCTGCTCGGGGTCTTCGCCCGGCTGAACCCCGATCACATCCACAACCTCGTGCCGATCGGCGCGATCGCGCTCTACGCCGGGGCGAGGCTGCCCCGGTGGTGGGCGGTCGCGGTGCCGATGGCGATCATGGTGGTCACCGACCTGCTGCTGGACCTCTACTACTATCCCCAGTACGGCCGAGGACTGTTCGAGCCGAGCCGGATGGCGGTCTACGGCTCGTACCTGGCGATGGTGCTGCTGGGCCGCTGGACGAGCCGGGACCGGAAGTTCGCCGTGCCGGTGGCGATGACCCTGGCCGGGTCGTTGCTGTTCTTCGTGGTGACGAACTTCGCGACCTGGGCCTCGGGGATGTCGCTCCGGCCGGTCACCCTGCCCGGCCTCTTCGCCTGCTACGGGGACGCCGTGCCGTTCTACCGGGCGACCCTGCTTGCCGACCTCGGCGGGGCCGTGGCCCTGTTCGGGCTCGACGCGATCCTCCGGCCGGTGCTGGCCCCGGGCTCGATCTCGGTGGCGAAGCCGGAGCCCCTGGCGGGGGTCGAGGCCGAGTGA
- a CDS encoding metalloprotease — MLAQPNPTPYDLRFPLLGVPIRIHPGFWILALWFGFDQRDPKWTLVVTLVLLLSILWHEMGHAMASKWQRLRPSVVLYWMGGLCYSERGRLPLGGRLAVILGGPGAGFVLALLTAAVGYAAAGMTIADDLALFGLGSGDAGAAWDKLGGVYLIGFYSNMLYINVGWTIINLLPVWSLDGGQFLGELLTRRDRYRGMLRTHQVGMVTAGAVAALAAYSERYFPAVLFALFAFSNYQGYQALRAGFRASFDDPSDWWKQGR, encoded by the coding sequence ATGCTGGCCCAGCCGAATCCCACCCCCTACGACCTGCGGTTCCCGCTGCTCGGCGTGCCGATCCGGATCCACCCCGGCTTCTGGATCCTGGCCCTCTGGTTCGGCTTCGACCAGCGGGACCCGAAGTGGACGCTGGTGGTGACCCTGGTGCTGCTGCTGTCGATCCTCTGGCACGAGATGGGCCACGCGATGGCCTCGAAGTGGCAGCGGCTGCGGCCCAGCGTGGTGCTCTACTGGATGGGGGGGCTCTGCTACAGCGAGCGGGGCCGATTGCCCCTGGGGGGGAGGCTGGCGGTGATCCTGGGGGGCCCCGGGGCCGGGTTCGTCCTGGCCTTGCTGACGGCGGCCGTCGGCTACGCGGCGGCGGGGATGACGATCGCCGACGACCTGGCGCTCTTCGGCCTCGGGTCGGGGGACGCCGGGGCCGCCTGGGACAAGCTGGGCGGCGTCTACCTGATCGGCTTCTACTCGAACATGCTTTATATCAACGTCGGCTGGACGATCATCAACCTGCTGCCGGTCTGGAGCCTGGACGGCGGGCAGTTCCTCGGCGAATTGCTCACCCGGAGGGACCGATACCGGGGGATGCTGCGGACGCACCAGGTCGGCATGGTCACGGCGGGGGCGGTGGCGGCGCTGGCGGCGTACTCCGAGCGGTACTTCCCGGCGGTCCTGTTCGCCCTGTTCGCCTTCTCGAATTACCAGGGATATCAGGCCCTCCGGGCCGGATTCCGCGCCTCGTTCGACGACCCGAGCGACTGGTGGAAGCAGGGGAGATGA
- a CDS encoding ABC transporter permease, with protein MNRDRWAGRAGRGLTGLGLVLVLYWPILATALQAARGDRAVASGFALIDASAFSREASIVSGPAFETIRLAGLAASGALAVGLPMAVLLWRTDLPGRGVLLGLMAMAAFVPMPLYAAGWLGGFGNAGYRQVFGEDPMLVGWAGATFVHAASGVPWVVLLSGVGLRGVAPELEESALLDLPAWRVLIGVTLRGALGAVLGAAMLVLVLTSGDMTITDFLLVRSYAEEAYVQYGLGRPPAAVALVAAPPTLAIGLVLLLGSRVVLRVDPARVASPGDRRAPWGLGRWRWPASAAAWIWAALLLGLPVYAMAWRAGRVGGDAASGAPPGWSIGGLGETLAYAAVEVRGPLATTAAVAAAGATLAAGLAWALAWQARAPGAWRWFVLASAALMLALPGPVSGMALKLAYLHVPPVSDSAAIVALGYALRALPFALLVTWPAVRGVPDAFLESAELDGLGPIGRAWRVGLPMTRGAFLAAWLVAFVLAMGELPITNLVTPAGLDALPVVLWGQMHFGVDSRITGVGLVLLGVYAAAGGLAVGAARMAYAAPTRRRPRAIPPPAGPESLGPPPRSG; from the coding sequence GTGAACCGGGATCGCTGGGCCGGCCGGGCCGGCCGGGGGCTGACGGGGCTGGGGCTGGTCCTGGTACTCTACTGGCCGATCCTCGCCACGGCGCTGCAGGCCGCCCGGGGGGACCGGGCCGTCGCGTCGGGCTTCGCGCTGATCGACGCCTCGGCCTTCTCCCGGGAGGCGTCGATCGTCTCCGGGCCGGCCTTCGAGACGATCCGGCTGGCGGGCCTGGCGGCGTCCGGGGCCCTGGCCGTCGGCCTGCCGATGGCGGTGCTGCTCTGGCGGACGGACCTGCCCGGCCGGGGCGTCCTGCTCGGGCTGATGGCGATGGCCGCCTTCGTGCCGATGCCGCTGTACGCCGCCGGGTGGCTCGGCGGGTTCGGCAACGCCGGCTACCGCCAGGTCTTCGGCGAGGACCCGATGCTGGTCGGCTGGGCCGGGGCCACCTTCGTCCACGCGGCGTCGGGCGTGCCCTGGGTCGTCCTGCTCTCGGGGGTCGGGCTGCGGGGCGTGGCCCCCGAGCTGGAGGAGTCGGCCCTGCTCGACCTGCCCGCCTGGCGGGTCCTGATCGGGGTGACGCTGCGGGGGGCGCTCGGTGCGGTCCTGGGGGCCGCGATGCTGGTGCTCGTGCTGACGAGCGGGGACATGACGATCACCGACTTCCTCCTGGTCCGCTCCTACGCCGAGGAGGCGTACGTCCAGTACGGCCTCGGCCGCCCCCCCGCGGCGGTGGCGCTGGTGGCGGCCCCGCCGACCCTGGCGATCGGCCTGGTCCTGCTGCTCGGCTCCCGGGTCGTGCTGCGGGTCGACCCGGCCCGGGTGGCGTCCCCGGGGGATCGGAGGGCCCCCTGGGGGCTGGGGCGTTGGCGATGGCCGGCCTCGGCGGCGGCCTGGATCTGGGCCGCCCTGCTCCTCGGCCTGCCGGTCTACGCGATGGCCTGGCGGGCCGGCCGGGTGGGCGGGGACGCGGCGTCGGGGGCCCCGCCCGGGTGGTCGATCGGGGGCCTGGGGGAGACGCTGGCCTACGCGGCGGTCGAGGTCCGGGGGCCGCTCGCGACGACCGCCGCCGTCGCCGCGGCGGGGGCGACGCTCGCGGCGGGGCTGGCCTGGGCCCTGGCCTGGCAGGCCCGGGCCCCGGGGGCGTGGCGGTGGTTCGTGCTGGCCTCGGCCGCCCTGATGCTTGCCCTGCCGGGGCCGGTGTCGGGGATGGCCCTGAAGCTGGCGTACCTGCACGTCCCCCCGGTGTCCGACTCGGCCGCGATCGTCGCCCTGGGCTACGCCCTCCGCGCCCTGCCATTCGCCCTGCTGGTGACCTGGCCGGCGGTCCGGGGGGTGCCGGACGCGTTCCTGGAGTCGGCCGAGCTGGACGGCCTGGGGCCGATCGGCCGGGCGTGGCGGGTCGGCCTGCCGATGACCCGGGGCGCGTTCCTCGCGGCCTGGCTCGTCGCGTTCGTCCTGGCGATGGGGGAGCTGCCGATCACCAACCTCGTCACCCCGGCGGGCCTGGACGCCCTGCCGGTCGTCCTCTGGGGCCAGATGCACTTCGGCGTCGACAGCCGGATCACCGGGGTCGGCCTCGTCCTGCTGGGCGTCTATGCCGCGGCCGGCGGGCTGGCCGTGGGGGCGGCCCGGATGGCCTATGCGGCCCCGACCCGCCGTCGGCCGAGGGCCATCCCCCCCCCGGCCGGTCCCGAATCCCTTGGGCCCCCGCCCCGATCGGGTTAA
- a CDS encoding SDR family NAD(P)-dependent oxidoreductase — MRRIEARSAIVTGASSGLGAAMARELAARGARVGLTARRPVLLEEVAGSIRESGGIAEVEPADAADPEGTRRAVARLDARIGPVDLLIANAGMGLGTPAVGFSADAVETLLKVNVVGAAAAIEAVLPGMIARGRGHLVGISSLASFRGLPGSGGYGASKAALSTLLESLRPDLRVRGVRVTIVHPGFVHTPMTEHAPHPRPWLLDADQAARIILDGVSRGRRQVDFPWPMVALLRLVRALPGPVYDRLVARVFRG, encoded by the coding sequence GTGAGGCGGATCGAGGCCCGATCGGCGATCGTGACCGGCGCGTCCAGCGGCCTCGGCGCGGCGATGGCGAGGGAGCTGGCGGCCCGAGGGGCCCGGGTCGGCCTGACGGCCCGACGCCCCGTCCTGCTGGAGGAGGTGGCCGGGTCGATCCGCGAGTCGGGGGGGATTGCCGAGGTCGAGCCGGCCGACGCGGCCGACCCGGAGGGGACCCGCCGGGCGGTCGCCCGACTCGACGCCCGGATCGGGCCGGTCGACCTGCTGATCGCCAACGCGGGGATGGGCCTGGGGACCCCGGCGGTGGGCTTCTCCGCCGATGCGGTCGAGACGCTCCTGAAGGTCAACGTCGTGGGGGCGGCGGCGGCGATCGAGGCCGTCCTACCGGGGATGATCGCCCGGGGGCGGGGGCACCTGGTCGGCATCAGCAGCCTCGCCTCGTTCCGGGGCCTCCCCGGCTCCGGCGGCTACGGCGCGAGCAAGGCCGCCCTCTCGACGCTGCTGGAGTCGCTCCGCCCCGACCTCCGCGTCCGGGGCGTCCGGGTGACGATCGTCCACCCCGGCTTCGTCCACACCCCCATGACCGAGCACGCCCCCCACCCCCGCCCCTGGCTCCTCGACGCCGACCAGGCCGCCCGGATCATCCTGGACGGCGTCTCCCGAGGCCGCCGCCAGGTCGACTTCCCCTGGCCGATGGTCGCCCTGCTGCGTCTCGTCCGCGCCCTGCCGGGGCCGGTCTATGACCGATTGGTGGCGAGGGTCTTCCGGGGTTAG
- a CDS encoding sugar phosphate isomerase/epimerase family protein — MQLGLINSAWAQAGRETSFGIQKTREIGFDAIDIFADPLDIDVRERKLIKDACDKLGLPIVGVPCVAVGLIDFNPSVQRFHLERCRKYLDMAYEFEARNLLLVLGEYIWQKEVIPPGEQWEAAVANVRALGEYAEDLDLEIALELEPFALSLIRDVGSMARFLDEVDHPAVKANLDISHLVLSKEPPEAIRTLSGRVAHVHISDCDGVVHGDLPPGRGVVDFPSYLAAIRELNIQDATISVELEYSPEPDRIVEWVREAYESTSLLMREAGLRA; from the coding sequence ATGCAACTCGGCTTGATCAACTCCGCCTGGGCCCAGGCCGGCCGGGAGACCTCCTTCGGCATCCAGAAGACCAGGGAGATCGGCTTCGACGCGATCGACATCTTCGCCGACCCGCTCGACATCGACGTCCGGGAGCGCAAGCTCATCAAGGACGCCTGCGACAAGCTCGGCCTGCCGATCGTCGGCGTCCCCTGCGTGGCCGTCGGCCTGATCGACTTCAACCCGAGCGTCCAGCGCTTCCACCTGGAGCGCTGCCGCAAGTACCTGGACATGGCCTACGAATTCGAGGCCAGGAACCTGCTGCTGGTGCTGGGCGAGTACATCTGGCAGAAGGAGGTCATCCCCCCCGGGGAGCAGTGGGAGGCGGCCGTGGCGAACGTCCGGGCCCTGGGGGAGTATGCCGAGGACCTCGACCTGGAGATCGCCCTGGAGCTGGAGCCCTTCGCGCTGTCCCTGATCCGGGACGTGGGGAGCATGGCCCGGTTCCTCGACGAGGTGGACCACCCCGCCGTGAAGGCGAACCTGGACATCTCCCACCTGGTGCTCTCGAAGGAGCCCCCGGAGGCGATCCGCACGCTCTCCGGCCGGGTCGCCCACGTGCACATCTCCGACTGCGACGGCGTGGTCCACGGCGACCTGCCCCCCGGCCGGGGGGTGGTCGACTTCCCCTCCTACCTCGCCGCCATCCGGGAGCTGAACATCCAGGACGCGACGATCTCGGTCGAGCTGGAGTACTCCCCCGAGCCCGACCGGATCGTCGAGTGGGTCCGGGAGGCGTACGAGTCGACCAGCCTCCTGATGCGAGAGGCGGGGCTCCGCGCGTGA
- a CDS encoding DUF4177 domain-containing protein → MAIAVTCQCGRSFKAKDEHAGLRAKCPSCGVTLNIPHEIQASSSPPANSNEFAGEMQESEMERTVLEIKELLAVMTQLLRTKEPASSTASAGGQREYKVLTQKDKWFSGKFDPEKLEQAVNSYAGQGWSVKGITTASIPGFGGNRDELIVLLER, encoded by the coding sequence ATGGCGATTGCTGTGACGTGCCAGTGTGGGCGGAGCTTCAAAGCCAAGGACGAGCATGCAGGGCTTCGGGCAAAATGCCCAAGCTGTGGCGTTACCCTGAATATCCCTCATGAGATCCAAGCTTCATCATCACCCCCTGCTAACAGCAATGAGTTTGCTGGTGAGATGCAGGAGAGTGAGATGGAACGCACGGTTCTAGAAATCAAAGAGCTGTTGGCGGTCATGACACAATTACTCCGGACCAAGGAGCCTGCTTCGAGCACCGCAAGTGCGGGCGGTCAACGTGAGTACAAAGTGCTTACGCAAAAGGATAAATGGTTCTCCGGCAAGTTCGATCCCGAGAAGCTAGAGCAGGCGGTGAACTCGTACGCGGGCCAAGGATGGAGTGTCAAGGGAATCACTACCGCAAGCATTCCCGGATTCGGCGGCAACCGCGATGAATTGATCGTATTGTTGGAGCGATGA